Proteins encoded in a region of the Panicum hallii strain FIL2 chromosome 3, PHallii_v3.1, whole genome shotgun sequence genome:
- the LOC112887250 gene encoding uncharacterized protein LOC112887250 isoform X1 — translation MPFSNPPQSPSSAMALAFTTASASGPRLSPFSLPPPYPLRASPSCGLDAVTAPFPRPRRCGCGAAVRCAKRTGKRRYPSEKKRLDRRHKELLRQAAPVEGREGRESGYWRLSKLAVPARDDPGKDFTGISLPLLQAIAKAIKFPVASMLPDEAFTVIRKSFDARKVLKEPQFTYTVDMDVKKLLDMEPRAWDFIARLEPKLGAVEYMPKEKLASDLVSMLNASNKGYDHELGIRDTHNDSICPQDKKPRVAVIGSGPSGLFASLVLGELGADVTLLERGQPVEQRGRDIGALAVRRILQSESNFCFGEEDTFGLHLHRDHLSTWSDGKLVTRIGRNTDGVQAVMQTFVHFGAPPNILVDGKPHLGTDKLVPLLRNFRHHLRELGVTIRFNARVDDLIVEDRQVKGIVVSDSELRPGSGSQKLSFDAVVLAVGHSARDTYNMLQQHNVDMSPKSFAVGLRIEHPQELINSIQYSELAAEVQKGRGRIPVADYKIVKSVGEKNADELDIAEQSRSCYSFCMCPGGQTYMQVVLTSTDPSELCINGMSFSRRASKWANSALVVTVSSHDFKPFRSHGPLAGVEFQREFERRAAVMGGGNFVVPAQRVTDFISNRLSVTTLPPSSYRLGVRPSKLHELFPPYITEALQQSIIMIDREMPGFVAKEALLHGVETRTSSPLQISRYGETYESTSLQGLYPIGEGAGYAGGILSAAVDGMYCGFALAKQLSLFHGDIESFLGKAQNQTGFVKY, via the exons ATGCCTTTCTCCAATCCTCCCCAGTCCCCATCATCCGCCATGGCGCTGGCGTTCaccaccgcctccgcctcgggtCCCAGGCTCTCACCCTTCTCCCTCCCGCCACCCTACCCGTTGCGCGCGAGCCCTAGCTGTGGTCTCGACGCCGTGACCGCGCCCTTCCCGCGGCCGCGTCGATGCGGATGCGGCGCCGCGGTGCGCTGCGCGAAGCgcacggggaagcggcggtacCCGTCGGAGAAGAAGCGGCTGGACCGGCGCCACAAGGAGCTGCTCCGCCAGGCCGCCCCGGTGGAGGGCAGAGAGGGGCGGGAGTCCGGGTACTGGCGGCTCTCCAAGCTAGCCGTCCCCGCCCGAGACGACCCCGGCAAGGACTTTACCGGCATCTCGCTGCCGCTTCTCCAGGCCATCGCCAAAGCCATCAAGTTCCCG GTTGCTTCTATGCTCCCTGACGAGGCTTTCACTGTTATCCGCAAGTCATTCGATGCACGGAAG GTTTTGAAAGAACCTCAGTTCACTTATACTGTTGATATGGATGTTAAGAAGCTTCTTGATATGGAGCCAAGGGCATGGGATTTTATTGCTCGGTTGGAGCCCAAACTTGGAGCTGTAGAATACATGCCTAAAGAGAAGTTAGCATCTGATTTGGTCAGCATGCTCAATGCTAGCAATAAAGGTTACGATCATGAACTAGGAATCAGGGATACTCATAATGATTCGATCTGTCCTCAAGATAAGAAGCCAAGAGTGGCAGTTATAGGAAGCGGACCATCTGGCTTGTTTGCTTCCCTTGTGCTAGGTGAGCTAGGTGCAGACGTTACCTTATTGGAACGTGGTCAGCCTGTTGAACAAAGAGGTCGTGACATTGGGGCCCTTGCAGTTAGACGAATCTTACAATCAGAGAGCAACTTTTGCTTCGGCGAG GAAGACACATTTGGACTTCATCTGCATAGGGATCATTTAA GTACATGGAGTGATGGGAAGCTCGTGACCAGGATAGGAAGAAACACTGATGGTGTTCAGGCT GTTATGCAAACATTTGTTCACTTTGGAGCCCCTCCAAACATTTTAGTTGATGGGAAACCTCACTTGGGTACCGATAAACTTGTTCCTCTGCTGCGAAATTTCAGGCACCACTTAAGAGAATTGGGT GTTACCATAAGATTTAATGCTAGAGTAGATGATCTTATAGTGGAAGACAGGCAGGTAAAAGGAATCGTGGTCTCTGATTCAGAACTACGGCCAGGTTCTGGCAGCCAGAAACTATCATTTGATGCAGTTGTATTGGCTGTTGGTCACTCAGCTCGTGACACATATAATATGCTTCAGCAGCATAATGTGGACATGAGCCCCAAAAGTTTTGCA GTCGGCTTAAGAATTGAGCATCCCCAAGAACTGATAAACAGTATCCAA TACTCTGAACTGGCTGCTGAAGTACAGAAAGGACGTGGGCGGATACCTGTGGCAGATTACAAAATTGTGAAGTCTGTTGGTGAAAAAAATGCAGATGAGCTTGACATTGCCGAACAAAGTCGCAGTTGTTACTCCTTTTGCATGTGCCCTGGTGGACAG ACATACATGCAGGTTGTTCTAACTAGCACGGATCCATCAGAATTGTGCATCAATGGCATGTCATTCTCACGGCGTGCATCAAAGTGGGCAAACTCAGCTCTTGTGGTTACTGTATCATCTCATGATTTCAAACCATTTCGGTCCCATGGTCCTCTTGCAGGTGTTGAATTCCAG AGAGAATTTGAAAGAAGAGCAGCTGTGATGGGTGGAGGGAATTTTGTTGTCCCAGCACAGCGTGTCACAGATTTTATCAGCAACAGATTGTCAG TTACAACTCTCCCACCATCAAGCTACAGGTTAGGAGTTCGTCCATCCAAACTCCATGAGCTATTCCCTCCTTACATAACTGAAGCTCTACAACAGTCAATAATAATGATTGACAGAGAG ATGCCAGGCTTTGTTGCTAAAGAGGCCCTACTCCATGGTGTGGAG ACAAGGACAAGCTCTCCCTTGCAAATTTCACGATATGGAGAGACATATGAAAGCACATCATTGCAAGGATTATATCCAATCGGCGAAGGTGCTGGCTATGCTGGGGGCATCTTAAGTGCTGCTGTGGATgg
- the LOC112887250 gene encoding uncharacterized protein LOC112887250 isoform X3, which translates to MPFSNPPQSPSSAMALAFTTASASGPRLSPFSLPPPYPLRASPSCGLDAVTAPFPRPRRCGCGAAVRCAKRTGKRRYPSEKKRLDRRHKELLRQAAPVEGREGRESGYWRLSKLAVPARDDPGKDFTGISLPLLQAIAKAIKFPVASMLPDEAFTVIRKSFDARKVLKEPQFTYTVDMDVKKLLDMEPRAWDFIARLEPKLGAVEYMPKEKLASDLVSMLNASNKGYDHELGIRDTHNDSICPQDKKPRVAVIGSGPSGLFASLVLGELGADVTLLERGQPVEQRGRDIGALAVRRILQSESNFCFGEGGAGTWSDGKLVTRIGRNTDGVQAVMQTFVHFGAPPNILVDGKPHLGTDKLVPLLRNFRHHLRELGVTIRFNARVDDLIVEDRQVKGIVVSDSELRPGSGSQKLSFDAVVLAVGHSARDTYNMLQQHNVDMSPKSFAVGLRIEHPQELINSIQYSELAAEVQKGRGRIPVADYKIVKSVGEKNADELDIAEQSRSCYSFCMCPGGQTYMQVVLTSTDPSELCINGMSFSRRASKWANSALVVTVSSHDFKPFRSHGPLAGVEFQREFERRAAVMGGGNFVVPAQRVTDFISNRLSVTTLPPSSYRLGVRPSKLHELFPPYITEALQQSIIMIDREMPGFVAKEALLHGVETRTSSPLQISRYGETYESTSLQGLYPIGEGAGYAGGILSAAVDGMYCGFALAKQLSLFHGDIESFLGKAQNQTGFVKY; encoded by the exons ATGCCTTTCTCCAATCCTCCCCAGTCCCCATCATCCGCCATGGCGCTGGCGTTCaccaccgcctccgcctcgggtCCCAGGCTCTCACCCTTCTCCCTCCCGCCACCCTACCCGTTGCGCGCGAGCCCTAGCTGTGGTCTCGACGCCGTGACCGCGCCCTTCCCGCGGCCGCGTCGATGCGGATGCGGCGCCGCGGTGCGCTGCGCGAAGCgcacggggaagcggcggtacCCGTCGGAGAAGAAGCGGCTGGACCGGCGCCACAAGGAGCTGCTCCGCCAGGCCGCCCCGGTGGAGGGCAGAGAGGGGCGGGAGTCCGGGTACTGGCGGCTCTCCAAGCTAGCCGTCCCCGCCCGAGACGACCCCGGCAAGGACTTTACCGGCATCTCGCTGCCGCTTCTCCAGGCCATCGCCAAAGCCATCAAGTTCCCG GTTGCTTCTATGCTCCCTGACGAGGCTTTCACTGTTATCCGCAAGTCATTCGATGCACGGAAG GTTTTGAAAGAACCTCAGTTCACTTATACTGTTGATATGGATGTTAAGAAGCTTCTTGATATGGAGCCAAGGGCATGGGATTTTATTGCTCGGTTGGAGCCCAAACTTGGAGCTGTAGAATACATGCCTAAAGAGAAGTTAGCATCTGATTTGGTCAGCATGCTCAATGCTAGCAATAAAGGTTACGATCATGAACTAGGAATCAGGGATACTCATAATGATTCGATCTGTCCTCAAGATAAGAAGCCAAGAGTGGCAGTTATAGGAAGCGGACCATCTGGCTTGTTTGCTTCCCTTGTGCTAGGTGAGCTAGGTGCAGACGTTACCTTATTGGAACGTGGTCAGCCTGTTGAACAAAGAGGTCGTGACATTGGGGCCCTTGCAGTTAGACGAATCTTACAATCAGAGAGCAACTTTTGCTTCGGCGAG GGTGGTGCAGGTACATGGAGTGATGGGAAGCTCGTGACCAGGATAGGAAGAAACACTGATGGTGTTCAGGCT GTTATGCAAACATTTGTTCACTTTGGAGCCCCTCCAAACATTTTAGTTGATGGGAAACCTCACTTGGGTACCGATAAACTTGTTCCTCTGCTGCGAAATTTCAGGCACCACTTAAGAGAATTGGGT GTTACCATAAGATTTAATGCTAGAGTAGATGATCTTATAGTGGAAGACAGGCAGGTAAAAGGAATCGTGGTCTCTGATTCAGAACTACGGCCAGGTTCTGGCAGCCAGAAACTATCATTTGATGCAGTTGTATTGGCTGTTGGTCACTCAGCTCGTGACACATATAATATGCTTCAGCAGCATAATGTGGACATGAGCCCCAAAAGTTTTGCA GTCGGCTTAAGAATTGAGCATCCCCAAGAACTGATAAACAGTATCCAA TACTCTGAACTGGCTGCTGAAGTACAGAAAGGACGTGGGCGGATACCTGTGGCAGATTACAAAATTGTGAAGTCTGTTGGTGAAAAAAATGCAGATGAGCTTGACATTGCCGAACAAAGTCGCAGTTGTTACTCCTTTTGCATGTGCCCTGGTGGACAG ACATACATGCAGGTTGTTCTAACTAGCACGGATCCATCAGAATTGTGCATCAATGGCATGTCATTCTCACGGCGTGCATCAAAGTGGGCAAACTCAGCTCTTGTGGTTACTGTATCATCTCATGATTTCAAACCATTTCGGTCCCATGGTCCTCTTGCAGGTGTTGAATTCCAG AGAGAATTTGAAAGAAGAGCAGCTGTGATGGGTGGAGGGAATTTTGTTGTCCCAGCACAGCGTGTCACAGATTTTATCAGCAACAGATTGTCAG TTACAACTCTCCCACCATCAAGCTACAGGTTAGGAGTTCGTCCATCCAAACTCCATGAGCTATTCCCTCCTTACATAACTGAAGCTCTACAACAGTCAATAATAATGATTGACAGAGAG ATGCCAGGCTTTGTTGCTAAAGAGGCCCTACTCCATGGTGTGGAG ACAAGGACAAGCTCTCCCTTGCAAATTTCACGATATGGAGAGACATATGAAAGCACATCATTGCAAGGATTATATCCAATCGGCGAAGGTGCTGGCTATGCTGGGGGCATCTTAAGTGCTGCTGTGGATgg
- the LOC112887250 gene encoding uncharacterized protein LOC112887250 isoform X4 produces the protein MPFSNPPQSPSSAMALAFTTASASGPRLSPFSLPPPYPLRASPSCGLDAVTAPFPRPRRCGCGAAVRCAKRTGKRRYPSEKKRLDRRHKELLRQAAPVEGREGRESGYWRLSKLAVPARDDPGKDFTGISLPLLQAIAKAIKFPVASMLPDEAFTVIRKSFDARKVLKEPQFTYTVDMDVKKLLDMEPRAWDFIARLEPKLGAVEYMPKEKLASDLVSMLNASNKGYDHELGIRDTHNDSICPQDKKPRVAVIGSGPSGLFASLVLGELGADVTLLERGQPVEQRGRDIGALAVRRILQSESNFCFGEGGAGTWSDGKLVTRIGRNTDGVQAVMQTFVHFGAPPNILVDGKPHLGTDKLVPLLRNFRHHLRELGVTIRFNARVDDLIVEDRQVKGIVVSDSELRPGSGSQKLSFDAVVLAVGHSARDTYNMLQQHNVDMSPKSFAVGLRIEHPQELINSIQYSELAAEVQKGRGRIPVADYKIVKSVGEKNADELDIAEQSRSCYSFCMCPGGQVVLTSTDPSELCINGMSFSRRASKWANSALVVTVSSHDFKPFRSHGPLAGVEFQREFERRAAVMGGGNFVVPAQRVTDFISNRLSVTTLPPSSYRLGVRPSKLHELFPPYITEALQQSIIMIDREMPGFVAKEALLHGVETRTSSPLQISRYGETYESTSLQGLYPIGEGAGYAGGILSAAVDGMYCGFALAKQLSLFHGDIESFLGKAQNQTGFVKY, from the exons ATGCCTTTCTCCAATCCTCCCCAGTCCCCATCATCCGCCATGGCGCTGGCGTTCaccaccgcctccgcctcgggtCCCAGGCTCTCACCCTTCTCCCTCCCGCCACCCTACCCGTTGCGCGCGAGCCCTAGCTGTGGTCTCGACGCCGTGACCGCGCCCTTCCCGCGGCCGCGTCGATGCGGATGCGGCGCCGCGGTGCGCTGCGCGAAGCgcacggggaagcggcggtacCCGTCGGAGAAGAAGCGGCTGGACCGGCGCCACAAGGAGCTGCTCCGCCAGGCCGCCCCGGTGGAGGGCAGAGAGGGGCGGGAGTCCGGGTACTGGCGGCTCTCCAAGCTAGCCGTCCCCGCCCGAGACGACCCCGGCAAGGACTTTACCGGCATCTCGCTGCCGCTTCTCCAGGCCATCGCCAAAGCCATCAAGTTCCCG GTTGCTTCTATGCTCCCTGACGAGGCTTTCACTGTTATCCGCAAGTCATTCGATGCACGGAAG GTTTTGAAAGAACCTCAGTTCACTTATACTGTTGATATGGATGTTAAGAAGCTTCTTGATATGGAGCCAAGGGCATGGGATTTTATTGCTCGGTTGGAGCCCAAACTTGGAGCTGTAGAATACATGCCTAAAGAGAAGTTAGCATCTGATTTGGTCAGCATGCTCAATGCTAGCAATAAAGGTTACGATCATGAACTAGGAATCAGGGATACTCATAATGATTCGATCTGTCCTCAAGATAAGAAGCCAAGAGTGGCAGTTATAGGAAGCGGACCATCTGGCTTGTTTGCTTCCCTTGTGCTAGGTGAGCTAGGTGCAGACGTTACCTTATTGGAACGTGGTCAGCCTGTTGAACAAAGAGGTCGTGACATTGGGGCCCTTGCAGTTAGACGAATCTTACAATCAGAGAGCAACTTTTGCTTCGGCGAG GGTGGTGCAGGTACATGGAGTGATGGGAAGCTCGTGACCAGGATAGGAAGAAACACTGATGGTGTTCAGGCT GTTATGCAAACATTTGTTCACTTTGGAGCCCCTCCAAACATTTTAGTTGATGGGAAACCTCACTTGGGTACCGATAAACTTGTTCCTCTGCTGCGAAATTTCAGGCACCACTTAAGAGAATTGGGT GTTACCATAAGATTTAATGCTAGAGTAGATGATCTTATAGTGGAAGACAGGCAGGTAAAAGGAATCGTGGTCTCTGATTCAGAACTACGGCCAGGTTCTGGCAGCCAGAAACTATCATTTGATGCAGTTGTATTGGCTGTTGGTCACTCAGCTCGTGACACATATAATATGCTTCAGCAGCATAATGTGGACATGAGCCCCAAAAGTTTTGCA GTCGGCTTAAGAATTGAGCATCCCCAAGAACTGATAAACAGTATCCAA TACTCTGAACTGGCTGCTGAAGTACAGAAAGGACGTGGGCGGATACCTGTGGCAGATTACAAAATTGTGAAGTCTGTTGGTGAAAAAAATGCAGATGAGCTTGACATTGCCGAACAAAGTCGCAGTTGTTACTCCTTTTGCATGTGCCCTGGTGGACAG GTTGTTCTAACTAGCACGGATCCATCAGAATTGTGCATCAATGGCATGTCATTCTCACGGCGTGCATCAAAGTGGGCAAACTCAGCTCTTGTGGTTACTGTATCATCTCATGATTTCAAACCATTTCGGTCCCATGGTCCTCTTGCAGGTGTTGAATTCCAG AGAGAATTTGAAAGAAGAGCAGCTGTGATGGGTGGAGGGAATTTTGTTGTCCCAGCACAGCGTGTCACAGATTTTATCAGCAACAGATTGTCAG TTACAACTCTCCCACCATCAAGCTACAGGTTAGGAGTTCGTCCATCCAAACTCCATGAGCTATTCCCTCCTTACATAACTGAAGCTCTACAACAGTCAATAATAATGATTGACAGAGAG ATGCCAGGCTTTGTTGCTAAAGAGGCCCTACTCCATGGTGTGGAG ACAAGGACAAGCTCTCCCTTGCAAATTTCACGATATGGAGAGACATATGAAAGCACATCATTGCAAGGATTATATCCAATCGGCGAAGGTGCTGGCTATGCTGGGGGCATCTTAAGTGCTGCTGTGGATgg
- the LOC112887250 gene encoding uncharacterized protein LOC112887250 isoform X2, which translates to MPFSNPPQSPSSAMALAFTTASASGPRLSPFSLPPPYPLRASPSCGLDAVTAPFPRPRRCGCGAAVRCAKRTGKRRYPSEKKRLDRRHKELLRQAAPVEGREGRESGYWRLSKLAVPARDDPGKDFTGISLPLLQAIAKAIKFPVASMLPDEAFTVIRKSFDARKVLKEPQFTYTVDMDVKKLLDMEPRAWDFIARLEPKLGAVEYMPKEKLASDLVSMLNASNKGYDHELGIRDTHNDSICPQDKKPRVAVIGSGPSGLFASLVLGELGADVTLLERGQPVEQRGRDIGALAVRRILQSESNFCFGEEDTFGLHLHRDHLSTWSDGKLVTRIGRNTDGVQAVMQTFVHFGAPPNILVDGKPHLGTDKLVPLLRNFRHHLRELGVTIRFNARVDDLIVEDRQVKGIVVSDSELRPGSGSQKLSFDAVVLAVGHSARDTYNMLQQHNVDMSPKSFAVGLRIEHPQELINSIQYSELAAEVQKGRGRIPVADYKIVKSVGEKNADELDIAEQSRSCYSFCMCPGGQVVLTSTDPSELCINGMSFSRRASKWANSALVVTVSSHDFKPFRSHGPLAGVEFQREFERRAAVMGGGNFVVPAQRVTDFISNRLSVTTLPPSSYRLGVRPSKLHELFPPYITEALQQSIIMIDREMPGFVAKEALLHGVETRTSSPLQISRYGETYESTSLQGLYPIGEGAGYAGGILSAAVDGMYCGFALAKQLSLFHGDIESFLGKAQNQTGFVKY; encoded by the exons ATGCCTTTCTCCAATCCTCCCCAGTCCCCATCATCCGCCATGGCGCTGGCGTTCaccaccgcctccgcctcgggtCCCAGGCTCTCACCCTTCTCCCTCCCGCCACCCTACCCGTTGCGCGCGAGCCCTAGCTGTGGTCTCGACGCCGTGACCGCGCCCTTCCCGCGGCCGCGTCGATGCGGATGCGGCGCCGCGGTGCGCTGCGCGAAGCgcacggggaagcggcggtacCCGTCGGAGAAGAAGCGGCTGGACCGGCGCCACAAGGAGCTGCTCCGCCAGGCCGCCCCGGTGGAGGGCAGAGAGGGGCGGGAGTCCGGGTACTGGCGGCTCTCCAAGCTAGCCGTCCCCGCCCGAGACGACCCCGGCAAGGACTTTACCGGCATCTCGCTGCCGCTTCTCCAGGCCATCGCCAAAGCCATCAAGTTCCCG GTTGCTTCTATGCTCCCTGACGAGGCTTTCACTGTTATCCGCAAGTCATTCGATGCACGGAAG GTTTTGAAAGAACCTCAGTTCACTTATACTGTTGATATGGATGTTAAGAAGCTTCTTGATATGGAGCCAAGGGCATGGGATTTTATTGCTCGGTTGGAGCCCAAACTTGGAGCTGTAGAATACATGCCTAAAGAGAAGTTAGCATCTGATTTGGTCAGCATGCTCAATGCTAGCAATAAAGGTTACGATCATGAACTAGGAATCAGGGATACTCATAATGATTCGATCTGTCCTCAAGATAAGAAGCCAAGAGTGGCAGTTATAGGAAGCGGACCATCTGGCTTGTTTGCTTCCCTTGTGCTAGGTGAGCTAGGTGCAGACGTTACCTTATTGGAACGTGGTCAGCCTGTTGAACAAAGAGGTCGTGACATTGGGGCCCTTGCAGTTAGACGAATCTTACAATCAGAGAGCAACTTTTGCTTCGGCGAG GAAGACACATTTGGACTTCATCTGCATAGGGATCATTTAA GTACATGGAGTGATGGGAAGCTCGTGACCAGGATAGGAAGAAACACTGATGGTGTTCAGGCT GTTATGCAAACATTTGTTCACTTTGGAGCCCCTCCAAACATTTTAGTTGATGGGAAACCTCACTTGGGTACCGATAAACTTGTTCCTCTGCTGCGAAATTTCAGGCACCACTTAAGAGAATTGGGT GTTACCATAAGATTTAATGCTAGAGTAGATGATCTTATAGTGGAAGACAGGCAGGTAAAAGGAATCGTGGTCTCTGATTCAGAACTACGGCCAGGTTCTGGCAGCCAGAAACTATCATTTGATGCAGTTGTATTGGCTGTTGGTCACTCAGCTCGTGACACATATAATATGCTTCAGCAGCATAATGTGGACATGAGCCCCAAAAGTTTTGCA GTCGGCTTAAGAATTGAGCATCCCCAAGAACTGATAAACAGTATCCAA TACTCTGAACTGGCTGCTGAAGTACAGAAAGGACGTGGGCGGATACCTGTGGCAGATTACAAAATTGTGAAGTCTGTTGGTGAAAAAAATGCAGATGAGCTTGACATTGCCGAACAAAGTCGCAGTTGTTACTCCTTTTGCATGTGCCCTGGTGGACAG GTTGTTCTAACTAGCACGGATCCATCAGAATTGTGCATCAATGGCATGTCATTCTCACGGCGTGCATCAAAGTGGGCAAACTCAGCTCTTGTGGTTACTGTATCATCTCATGATTTCAAACCATTTCGGTCCCATGGTCCTCTTGCAGGTGTTGAATTCCAG AGAGAATTTGAAAGAAGAGCAGCTGTGATGGGTGGAGGGAATTTTGTTGTCCCAGCACAGCGTGTCACAGATTTTATCAGCAACAGATTGTCAG TTACAACTCTCCCACCATCAAGCTACAGGTTAGGAGTTCGTCCATCCAAACTCCATGAGCTATTCCCTCCTTACATAACTGAAGCTCTACAACAGTCAATAATAATGATTGACAGAGAG ATGCCAGGCTTTGTTGCTAAAGAGGCCCTACTCCATGGTGTGGAG ACAAGGACAAGCTCTCCCTTGCAAATTTCACGATATGGAGAGACATATGAAAGCACATCATTGCAAGGATTATATCCAATCGGCGAAGGTGCTGGCTATGCTGGGGGCATCTTAAGTGCTGCTGTGGATgg
- the LOC112887250 gene encoding uncharacterized protein LOC112887250 isoform X5: MPFSNPPQSPSSAMALAFTTASASGPRLSPFSLPPPYPLRASPSCGLDAVTAPFPRPRRCGCGAAVRCAKRTGKRRYPSEKKRLDRRHKELLRQAAPVEGREGRESGYWRLSKLAVPARDDPGKDFTGISLPLLQAIAKAIKFPVASMLPDEAFTVIRKSFDARKVLKEPQFTYTVDMDVKKLLDMEPRAWDFIARLEPKLGAVEYMPKEKLASDLVSMLNASNKGYDHELGIRDTHNDSICPQDKKPRVAVIGSGPSGLFASLVLGELGADVTLLERGQPVEQRGRDIGALAVRRILQSESNFCFGEEDTFGLHLHRDHLSTWSDGKLVTRIGRNTDGVQAVMQTFVHFGAPPNILVDGKPHLGTDKLVPLLRNFRHHLRELGVTIRFNARVDDLIVEDRQVKGIVVSDSELRPGSGSQKLSFDAVVLAVGHSARDTYNMLQQHNVDMSPKSFAVGLRIEHPQELINSIQYSELAAEVQKGRGRIPVADYKIVKSVGEKNADELDIAEQSRSCYSFCMCPGGQTYMQVVLTSTDPSELCINGMSFSRRASKWANSALVVTVSSHDFKPFRSHGPLAGVEFQWQILPSSQKNCTH, from the exons ATGCCTTTCTCCAATCCTCCCCAGTCCCCATCATCCGCCATGGCGCTGGCGTTCaccaccgcctccgcctcgggtCCCAGGCTCTCACCCTTCTCCCTCCCGCCACCCTACCCGTTGCGCGCGAGCCCTAGCTGTGGTCTCGACGCCGTGACCGCGCCCTTCCCGCGGCCGCGTCGATGCGGATGCGGCGCCGCGGTGCGCTGCGCGAAGCgcacggggaagcggcggtacCCGTCGGAGAAGAAGCGGCTGGACCGGCGCCACAAGGAGCTGCTCCGCCAGGCCGCCCCGGTGGAGGGCAGAGAGGGGCGGGAGTCCGGGTACTGGCGGCTCTCCAAGCTAGCCGTCCCCGCCCGAGACGACCCCGGCAAGGACTTTACCGGCATCTCGCTGCCGCTTCTCCAGGCCATCGCCAAAGCCATCAAGTTCCCG GTTGCTTCTATGCTCCCTGACGAGGCTTTCACTGTTATCCGCAAGTCATTCGATGCACGGAAG GTTTTGAAAGAACCTCAGTTCACTTATACTGTTGATATGGATGTTAAGAAGCTTCTTGATATGGAGCCAAGGGCATGGGATTTTATTGCTCGGTTGGAGCCCAAACTTGGAGCTGTAGAATACATGCCTAAAGAGAAGTTAGCATCTGATTTGGTCAGCATGCTCAATGCTAGCAATAAAGGTTACGATCATGAACTAGGAATCAGGGATACTCATAATGATTCGATCTGTCCTCAAGATAAGAAGCCAAGAGTGGCAGTTATAGGAAGCGGACCATCTGGCTTGTTTGCTTCCCTTGTGCTAGGTGAGCTAGGTGCAGACGTTACCTTATTGGAACGTGGTCAGCCTGTTGAACAAAGAGGTCGTGACATTGGGGCCCTTGCAGTTAGACGAATCTTACAATCAGAGAGCAACTTTTGCTTCGGCGAG GAAGACACATTTGGACTTCATCTGCATAGGGATCATTTAA GTACATGGAGTGATGGGAAGCTCGTGACCAGGATAGGAAGAAACACTGATGGTGTTCAGGCT GTTATGCAAACATTTGTTCACTTTGGAGCCCCTCCAAACATTTTAGTTGATGGGAAACCTCACTTGGGTACCGATAAACTTGTTCCTCTGCTGCGAAATTTCAGGCACCACTTAAGAGAATTGGGT GTTACCATAAGATTTAATGCTAGAGTAGATGATCTTATAGTGGAAGACAGGCAGGTAAAAGGAATCGTGGTCTCTGATTCAGAACTACGGCCAGGTTCTGGCAGCCAGAAACTATCATTTGATGCAGTTGTATTGGCTGTTGGTCACTCAGCTCGTGACACATATAATATGCTTCAGCAGCATAATGTGGACATGAGCCCCAAAAGTTTTGCA GTCGGCTTAAGAATTGAGCATCCCCAAGAACTGATAAACAGTATCCAA TACTCTGAACTGGCTGCTGAAGTACAGAAAGGACGTGGGCGGATACCTGTGGCAGATTACAAAATTGTGAAGTCTGTTGGTGAAAAAAATGCAGATGAGCTTGACATTGCCGAACAAAGTCGCAGTTGTTACTCCTTTTGCATGTGCCCTGGTGGACAG ACATACATGCAGGTTGTTCTAACTAGCACGGATCCATCAGAATTGTGCATCAATGGCATGTCATTCTCACGGCGTGCATCAAAGTGGGCAAACTCAGCTCTTGTGGTTACTGTATCATCTCATGATTTCAAACCATTTCGGTCCCATGGTCCTCTTGCAGGTGTTGAATTCCAG TGGCAAATTCTCCCGAGCTCACAAAAAAATTGTACACATTGA